TTCCCAAGATCATATCTGACTCTCACCACAACACTATAAGGTTTCAGATGAGATCACCACTATGTGAAGAGGAACAAATATTAACACGTGGACAGGTTTTATTATGACAGGATGAGGACATTTGAAGGTCATGCAGTTTGTCAGAATTGATTGGAGTTTCGTTATTGGAGATGTTATTTTGGAGTTCTGATTAGACTTACAGTAATCAGTCAATCAGGTCAATGAATCCCTTAAAGCATGACCTGATATATTGTGTGCTAGTAACTGATCATCCACACTATGGTTATGGTGGACACTGAATGTTATCTCTTAATATTTTATCCGCTGTGTGGATTTCTTTCCAATTCAATCCCAAACACATAGTTATGGCAATCAGTGAACCATGATAGTGTCCATTAAGCATTCTCAATACTGTATTAAGAAGATCCCATTCCAAGATGAAGGGGGCAAGTGGCTTTATCATAATCCAGCTCCACAGCAGTTACATCACATTATTAGAAACAACCATCTTGCAGGACATCCTttagctatatatatataagctaTTTAGACAAAAATAgtttatatataatttattttatataatatataatttatTTTAGACAAAAATAAACTGAAATTTGAAACCTAGACAGGTGGATTTTGTCAAGACAAGATTCACTTTGACCGTGGTTGTCCTTGTTTAAGTAACAAAATCTAAAGAATAACAACGATGCAAGAGTTCAGAATAGGAAAAAATGGAACCAAAGCACATACTTTTCGCAAATAATTTATTTAGAAAATAGTTTTCAATACAGACATTGAAAAGGTCCAAATGATGTCCCATGGCTGTGAGCAAAAGCTATCTGTAATCATATTTAAAATCTTAATCATACATGTATCCTGCTGCTTGAATTTCATAATATTTACAAATATAATTATTTCTCAAAACTGTATTTAGCTGGTGTCAGACTAAGAAGAGACTAATGTTGATGTTTAAAATGAAGTTCCTTAGTGTTATCTTCACTCACACAAGCCACAATACTGGAGCTCAAATGTGCAACTGTTGAATGTTTCTGAAGAGTTCTATATATATGAGTTTTTAATAAATAAAGCTCGCTCACTTGTGGACCCTTCTGACCAAGCTCTACTGCTTACGGCATCTGATCTCGTGTCCCTTGAGCTCCTCCCCGATTTGGAGGATCGTGAAGAGCGAGATGACCCTTCTGACCTACGGGACTTGTATGATCTCTCAGACATCTTTGATCTTACAGATTGGTCAGACTTTGAGGAGCGTCTGGACTTTGACAAATGCCCTGTCTTTTCTGTGATACCGGAAACGGTTGAAAGATTGGTCCTTGACGAAAGTTCAGATACAGAGGACGGTTTCGAGGAGATCTCAGACACTGTAGAGAACACTGTGGAGGCTTTTGGACCATCCTCTTGGACAGGCTGAGGGGGAGCGACCAAGACAGGAGcgctgcacaaaacacacatatataatagACAGCAGTGTAATTTACATCCCAGATACAGTATTAGTGCTCAGCATAATAATACTGAAGAAACAATCCACAAACGTATTGTGAAAGTTGTGTACAAATGGATTTTACACTGTCAAAGCATATGTCTTAATGCCCTAACTCTGATATGACTCACCACACAGCACTTGAgtagtgtgtgtttacctgtgtgccAGAGCCTGAATCTTAAAGACTGAGTCCACAGGTGAATGAGTAGTGTGTGCCAGAGCCTAAATCTTAAAGACTGAGTCCACAGGTGAATGAGTAGTGTGTGCTCACCTGTGTGCCAAAGCCTAAATCTTAAAGACTGAGTCCACAGGTGAATGAGTAGTGTGTGCTCACCTGTATGCCAGAGCCCAAATCTTATAGACTGAGACCAGGTGGAATATACCACCAGCCACGTGGAAAGCAGAGCCAGCCCACCCAAGGAAGAGTGGCGTGCCAAGGTCAAACCTGGAATCATTGGGGGAAAATACAGACGTTTTCATGCTCAGAGAAATATTTGCCACTGGTAGCTGGCCATGCTTATTTAAACATGTCAGTGTAAATGATTTAATCTTACTTTAGCCCATCAAAATTAGGATTGAAGAATTCAGCTGAGACATACACTGCATACACTGCGTAACCAGAGGCCGCTGCAATTCCTGCACAGGAGGGATAAAGTCAGACCCGCTTGTACTGGCTCTCATCCTGGTACTGTCACACACTTGTATAGAACACATTCTAGGATTCCTTGTTCCCCAAATTAGAAGTAGAATACTTGCCAGCAATACAATGGCTGATTCCACCAACAAAGAGAGTTCTGTTCTTCTCCTTGTCTTTGCCGCCAATGTAGGTACACTCCATCCCCAGAAGACTCAGAATGAACCCCAGCATTCCGGTCGTGAGCCCTCCCATGAGAAGGGCCCGGACAATCTGTATGTTGTCTGAATATGAGAGAGCAGTAATATCATCACTATAGTAAAGCATGCCTTAACTTCACTTCATTCTTACATTTTATCTTGCAAATCACTACTGTCTGCTGGACTTTGGAAGACAGAATACAGTGGATACTGAGAATTACTAAATGACTGAGAATACCTCTGTCATTAGCACTATAGGCACCATAGGGGACGGCCTGAGGCTTTTTCCAACTCACTTTCTACTGACCAGAGCACAGGGAAGTCATAGCAATTAGTGACCGCGGTAGAGTCTGTGAAGCAAGTCCTCCAGAGACTGGACCAGTACCAGGCTACGTCCATGACTGACATTCCACCCTGGCCGCCGATGGAGGTCACCTTCCAGCCCTCCATGGCCATGGAGCAGGCTATGAAGATCCAGCCCAGGACCGTCAACAGGAAGCCCCAGATTTGCACCACGCGGATCTTCATCCTCTCTGGAAACCGTTtgagatacacactcacacttacaaacGAAATGTTGTTATCACCTTCATAGACCTTTCCTACACTTCTCCCTGAATTCCTGCACCTTGCCTGTTCATCACATAAATGAGAGTTTCCCTTGATGGCAAGTTCCACTAAGTGAAGGAAGGGTTGGGTTTCACACCTAAACTTGTTCTCCCACATGATAGACATGAGAGcctatgtgtgcgtttgtgtgtgtttatgtgtgtgtgcgataaGAAGACATggagaaaacaaagaaaaacatgCTAGCTGGTGTGAACCTGAGACCAGGCAGTTTCCCAGAGTCACATTAGCCACTGATGGCCTGAGGAAATGCTTATGTCGGCATCACTGCACCAACATACTGCATCAACACTGGATCACCTCACCTGGGACAGGGGAGCGCAAGTCAAACCAAGTTAACACAACCAGTTCCAGTGAGCCTCTTTATAGTCCGTTGTGCCTGGATGGGCCTGGATGGCAAGAGAAGAAGTATGTTGTAATGGTCTACCTATCTGAAAGGAAATTTCAAAACAAGATCTCCCCTTTGCCAATTCTATTTAATATTTGAGCTCAATTTAACATCAACATAAGATTTTGccctttttgtttgtatttgaaCACCTGAGAAACagctttcctttcctctctaccTCACTCAGTGGGCTGTTCACAGTGAGACTAGGCCACATGCAGAGCCCTGACATTACTCAACCAACGACCTCTCATTCTCCACTGATGCAAAATATGTGGGTCAAATGCAGAGCCAAGGTCGTGCTGGTTTTAGACATATTACAAAGAGGCCTTATTTTTGCATGCCCCAGGCGTACCTCGCTTATTAATTATATTATGAAGATGCCAATGCTGTCTTTTATCTTCTACTCTTAGTTTTCCTCTAACATTATTAGAAATAAATCCATGTCAGTGTtattaatgaaaacaaatgAGGGTCTAATGTGATGAAAGACTCCCCTTATTGATCTGACCTGATCTGAGGGAGTGCAGAAAGAGGGGAAGTCTGTGTCACAACTTTCATTAATCACAGCAAGGTGGACTTTGATGCTACAAAGAAGCATCTCAGTGTGTTGGAGGGCAGCACGTCAACTAATAACATCAGAAGGCCAATACGATGGGTAAGTAAGTGCAGAGGCTTAAGTAgtcgtaataataataataagctagGCCTAAAGGTTTTTACAAACTCACTTCAGAAGAAATTACATTTTTACCACCGGTAAAGGCTATCAAGGCCTAAACAACTACAGACAAGGCAAAATTCTCCCAAGATAATGCATTATCTGCAATCTCTTTGATAAACAATAGGACTGGTCATTAGGAGATTAACACACAAGGGGACACAGCTAGTAATCTCATTTTAACAAAACATATCATCTTTGCTGATACCTGGTTTTAATAAACTGGTAGGCCTCCCataaacaaaaaagagaaaaaaagcagAAACCATGGCATCATGGCAAAACAAGGCCTCTAAAATTGAATGACAGACCTCAATCCCAGCTAGTTTGTAGCAACATCGCCATCTGGCGGCCAGCCTAACTTATTTATCGGGTAGCGCTGAAACgaaagaaaaatatatatattgggaAGAGGCTAGATTGTTATCAAATTCTCCTTGAACAGCAACGGCGGGGCACACAATACTTGTTTACGGAAGTGTTGTGAGGGAATGTTTCAGCGCCGTAAGTGATCAGCCGGAGGGAGTGAAACGGAAATGCGTATTGGGTTTCCACTTATCACCAGGTGGAGATGGACGGCTGCTCTTGGGACTTCAGTAATTTCCGAGTCAGTTTTCGAGTAGCCTAGGCAATGGATTGGCTGCAGCACGAGATTTTAAACATACATTGGGGGTGATGTGGCTACACATCTGTCATCAGTTTCCCTGggtaaatagcctaggctatagatCTTTCCTCCCGTCTTTCACTCAGGGTGCGTGGACTTGGACACTTGTTTAAAACCCCTTCACTGATTAGAGCTTCCAAATCAGTTCTCATCTCAGATCTTAGGTCATAGCCTACATTAAGGTAGATTTCAGCAAACAtttatgaaaacaaaaacatgaatttCATTATAAGGAGTAAGACTTAGGCTACAGAATCTGTATTATTATCCTAGGCCTACTGATGCTCATTTAGTCAGCTTGTGGACAGATATTTGTTCACACATTAACTGAATTGTCATTGGCAACATGTTTATTCGGCTTGCTACAGAATCACTTCATGTTAATGTGCAGTaggcatttgattgtcagtatgcattttggataacaaaaagtcttatggggagtttccataggcattttacaaaacacatgagcataccttggcaaataatgatcTAAAGCActaatattttcattctatattgatctacttttgcacacaacttcacaagacctggtgctatggcacagtgcaatttcaggcaaaaacttgacatTTTTATTGAGATCAATGTGGTTAAGTTTGTTGTTTTTGCTGCCAAACTTAtacaacttttttttattttcaatgaAAATCACTTTAATATCAGATAGACTATTGTGTTCCTAGTGTATTGATGGGACTGAAACTGATACATGCTATATTTCACCTCCAAATATCACAAAGTCTATCATGAATCACACTATCACGGACAGCATGTTGCTGAATCCTTTCTTATAAAAGCTGAAATGGTGTCAGTCCAGCATGCAGCGTTGCAGCACCCCTATGATAGCAAGATAGCATTtgttctctctcatctctgacTTCGGACAATGGAGAGGCTCAATTGTTCTGTACTCATTTGTGAAACAGGAGAACTCCAAAGCAGACGTTGCAGGAATAGCTCTCAGCCTGCTATAGCAGTATGGCTGTGTATACTAGGCAGCCATCAAACGTAGGCGTTTCTCCCAAACTGTCTGGATGTGCCACCCTGGTCCTGGGGGTCCTTTTGGAGGTTGGTGGAGGGGTTGTGCCTTTG
The Alosa sapidissima isolate fAloSap1 chromosome 23, fAloSap1.pri, whole genome shotgun sequence genome window above contains:
- the cldn10e gene encoding claudin-10, with translation MKIRVVQIWGFLLTVLGWIFIACSMAMEGWKVTSIGGQGGMSVMDVAWYWSSLWRTCFTDSTAVTNCYDFPVLWSVENNIQIVRALLMGGLTTGMLGFILSLLGMECTYIGGKDKEKNRTLFVGGISHCIAGIAAASGYAVYAVYVSAEFFNPNFDGLKFDLGTPLFLGWAGSAFHVAGGIFHLVSVYKIWALAYSAPVLVAPPQPVQEDGPKASTVFSTVSEISSKPSSVSELSSRTNLSTVSGITEKTGHLSKSRRSSKSDQSVRSKMSERSYKSRRSEGSSRSSRSSKSGRSSRDTRSDAW